The genome window CCAACGGCGTCATGCTCAGACCCTGTACAAAAATTGATAGCAGGACAACACCGAACACCAGGTTGACAAGTGTCTCGCGCAAGGGCAGGTAGGCAGGCTCAATACCAGCACCATGGAAAGTGCGCCACGCAGTCCACCCCAGCTAAGCACGAGGGCCCAACTATGCGGAATACGCGCCGACGTCCAGGCCAGGGCACCGCTGGTTACTGCCACTACCAGGGCGCGTGCCAGCGTCATTGCCAGATATGCAAGAAGGATCAGTGGCCAGACTGCCCACAGCGCATCAAGACGAATCTCAAAACCCATTAGTAAAAATACCAATGAATTGAGCGCAAAGCCAAGGTACTCCCAGAAGGTATTTGCTGCCACCCGCCGGGAAGGTGACATGCCGTGCCCCAAACCATAGTTGCCGCATATCAAACCGGCAGCCACAGTGCTGATAACACCTGAGAAGTCCATCTGATCGGCGAACAGGAAAGAACCGTAGGCAGCAACCATGGTGAGAGTAATGGCGACCATCGCATCATCAATGCGTCGCAAGGCCTGCGCAACCAGCAAACCTATGATGCCGCCTACCGCAAGCCCGCCACCTGAAACACGAAGAAACTCTACCAGCAACTGGCTGATGGATGTATGAGTGCCCGCCAGAAGCGCCAATACCAGCAGCTACCCGGACAGTCCTTGTGGTCGTATCACCAGCCCTGCAACGATCATCGGGACGGAGACGGGGAGCGACATGTCCATTTCACAGATATAATGGAGCGTGCCCTGATGTGAGTGGGAGCATATCTGCGGCTTCCGGATTCATCGTCAGTCGGAACTGTCTCAGACGTACCGCGCCTCGCGCACCATTGGCCGGTCTTCCTGTTGCCAGCGGATGATGCCGCCAGCAAGACTGATGACATTCTCGAACCCCATCTGCCTGAGTGTGGCTGCTGCCATGGCCGAGCGCCCGCCCGTTGCACAATACGCTACAACCGGGCGGCTTCGCGCCTCTACCAGTTCAGGCTGATGCTTTGGATACTCCGTATCCGCTGCGGCTTCCAGAATGCCGCGCGGGACCAGCATCGCACCCTTGATATGTCCCTGTTCGTGTTCACTGGGCTCACGCACATCAAGAATCAGCAGCTCCTCGACTTCACTCAGCATGCCCTCCAGTTGTTCCGGTGTGACTTCTTCGATCTGTGCTTTCGCCGCCTTGACGAAGTCCATCAGGGTAAGGGGTGCCATGGTCATGCTGAAACCTCTCAGTTCGGGTTCTTGTACGGCACATCGGAGCTGCGTGTCATACAACAATAAAGGGATATGGTAGCAAGGGGCGGATTCGAACCGCCGACCCCAGCATTATGAGTGCTGTGCTCTAACCAACTGAGCTACCTTGCCATTAGCTGTCTGCGGCCCGCAGGCCGCGAAAGAGGCGAAATTGTAGGGATTTCACGCCGCGCTGTCCAGCCGCCAGCGCGAAATCAGGCTTCCTAGACGTTAAAGCGGAAATGCATGACATCGCCGTCCTGCACCACATAGTCCTTGCCTTCCAGGCGCAGCTTACCGGCCTCTTTGGCGCCCTGCTCACCGCCACAGGCAATGAAATCCTCATAAGATGTCACCTCGGCACGGATGAAGCCTTTCTGGAAATCTGTGTGAATCACCCCGGCCGCTTCCGGCGCCGTGGCGCCAACCCGCACCGTCCAGGCCCGCACTTCCTTAACCCCCGCCGTGAAATAGGTATGCAGGCCGAGCAGGCGGTAACCGGCGCGAATCACCCGGTTCAGGCCAGGTTCTTCCAGCCCCAGTTCTTCGAGAAACACTTGCTGCTCATCTTCATCCAGTTCCACCAGCTCTGCCTCAATCGCAGCACAGACCGGCACGACCACTGCGTCCTCGTTTTCAGCCAGTTTGCGTACCGTGTCAAGGAGGGGATTATTCTCTAAGCCATCTTCCGCTACATTGGCGATATACATGGTGGGTTTCAATGTCAGCAGGTGCAGGTCATAGAGATGCGCACGCTGGTCATCATCCAGCGACATGGAACGTGCCATGCGCCCTTCGTCGAGATGGGCTTTCAGTGGCTCCAGTATGGCGAGCCTGGCCTTTGCATCCTTGTCACCGCCCTTGGCCAGCTTGCCAACGCGATGTTGCGCCTTCTCTACCGTGTCGAGATCCGCCAGCGCCAGTTCAGTATTAATCACTTCAATGTCCGACAAGGGGTCGACCTTACCCTCGACATGTACCACGTTATCATCCTCGAAGCAGCGTACTACATGCACAATAGCGTCGGTTTCACGGATATTGGCAAGGAACTTGTTGCCGAGGCCTTCGCCCTTTGAAGCGCCCGCCACCAGCCCGGCGATGTCGACGAATTCCATAGCTGTGGGCAGCACACGTTCCGGCTTTACGATTTCTGCCAGCGCATCAAGCCGTGTGTCCGGCACGGGCACGACACCGACATTTGGATCGATGGTACAGAACGGGTAATTTTCCGCCTGGATTTCCGCACGCGTCAGAGCGTTGAACAGTGTCGATTTACCCACATTTGGCAAACCGACGATTCCACATTTAAATCCCATAAGGTCTCACTTCAACTGAATGCAACATCACTTTTGTGTGTGCAGTGTATGCATGGCTTTTTCGATCTGACCTTCCACCACACCGGGCATCACGTCCAGCGCATCGCAGATCGCGTCTTCGATCAGACGTCGGTCACTCACAGAGGGTTTCTTCAGTACATAGTCAACCACCTGGTCACGGTGCCCCGGGTGACCGATGCCGATACGCAGACGATAGAAATCCTTGCTGCCAAGATGGCTGATAAGATCGCGCAAACCGTTATGGCCTCCGTGACCGCCCCCCTTCTTCAGCCGCACGGTGCCCGGCTCCAGATCAAGCTCATCATGAACCACCAGTATCTGCTCGACGGGAATCTTGAAGAAACGCATCAGGGCGCCAACAGCCTGCCCGCTGCGGTTCATGAAGGTCAGTGGCTTTTGCAACCGGCATTCGTTCCCGTCCAGCTGGCAGCGCGCAACTTCACTGTGGAAACGCGGCTCGGCATGAAATTCCTGCCGGCAACGCCGTGCCAGATCATCCACAAACCAAAACCCGGCGTTATGCCGGGTTGGTTCGTACTCGGAACCGGGGTTACCCAGTCCCACGATGAGCTGAATCGCCGGCACCGGCCGGTTCGATCAGCCTTCGCCGTCGGTGGCGGCTTCTTCACCACCTTCGGCAGCTGCGGTTTCATCGGCTTCTTCCTCATCACCGCCACCCTTGGGTGCATGAACTGCGGCAATGGCAAGATCATGACCTTCACCTCGTCCCAGTTCGACCAGACTCGCACTTTCCGGCAGTGTCAGTTCACTCAGGTGGACGGAATCACCGATCTCCAGCCCGGATACATCGACTTCGATATATTCAGGCAGATGATTCGGCAGAACATCGACCGCTACTTCAACCACATCATGTGTAACCAGACCACCGGCCTTCACACCCG of Thiogranum longum contains these proteins:
- a CDS encoding cation:proton antiporter, with product MALLAGTHTSISQLLVEFLRVSGGGLAVGGIIGLLVAQALRRIDDAMVAITLTMVAAYGSFLFADQMDFSGVISTVAAGLICGNYGLGHGMSPSRRVAANTFWEYLGFALNSLVFLLMGFEIRLDALWAVWPLILLAYLAMTLARALVVAVTSGALAWTSARIPHSWALVLSWGGLRGALSMVLVLSLPTCPCARHLSTWCSVLSCYQFLYRV
- a CDS encoding rhodanese-like domain-containing protein, yielding MTMAPLTLMDFVKAAKAQIEEVTPEQLEGMLSEVEELLILDVREPSEHEQGHIKGAMLVPRGILEAAADTEYPKHQPELVEARSRPVVAYCATGGRSAMAAATLRQMGFENVISLAGGIIRWQQEDRPMVREARYV
- the ychF gene encoding redox-regulated ATPase YchF; protein product: MGFKCGIVGLPNVGKSTLFNALTRAEIQAENYPFCTIDPNVGVVPVPDTRLDALAEIVKPERVLPTAMEFVDIAGLVAGASKGEGLGNKFLANIRETDAIVHVVRCFEDDNVVHVEGKVDPLSDIEVINTELALADLDTVEKAQHRVGKLAKGGDKDAKARLAILEPLKAHLDEGRMARSMSLDDDQRAHLYDLHLLTLKPTMYIANVAEDGLENNPLLDTVRKLAENEDAVVVPVCAAIEAELVELDEDEQQVFLEELGLEEPGLNRVIRAGYRLLGLHTYFTAGVKEVRAWTVRVGATAPEAAGVIHTDFQKGFIRAEVTSYEDFIACGGEQGAKEAGKLRLEGKDYVVQDGDVMHFRFNV
- the pth gene encoding aminoacyl-tRNA hydrolase, which produces MVGLGNPGSEYEPTRHNAGFWFVDDLARRCRQEFHAEPRFHSEVARCQLDGNECRLQKPLTFMNRSGQAVGALMRFFKIPVEQILVVHDELDLEPGTVRLKKGGGHGGHNGLRDLISHLGSKDFYRLRIGIGHPGHRDQVVDYVLKKPSVSDRRLIEDAICDALDVMPGVVEGQIEKAMHTLHTQK